In Streptomyces sp. NBC_00483, a single window of DNA contains:
- the mltG gene encoding endolytic transglycosylase MltG, protein MQTETPRRSTTRITRRGRVAMTVTGAVVAATAVAVSLALAGGDESNRVLTIPEGWRSGQVYEAVDKALDVPAGTTKKAAPKAHLKLPGDAGGNAEGYLFPATYPLNDKSTPQSVLAYMVDTANKRFGGGSGSGSGTTAGAERNAVNPYQRVIIASIVQAEADNKEDMDRVARVIYNRLDHDMPLQMDSTINYALGRSTLDTTHDDTKINNPYNTYARKGLPPTPIGNPGEQAMEAATSPASGDWLYFVTVKPGDTRFTADLGEQEKNVAEFNENQAKAKKDG, encoded by the coding sequence ATGCAGACCGAGACTCCGCGACGGAGCACGACGCGAATCACGCGCCGAGGACGCGTCGCCATGACGGTGACCGGGGCCGTCGTGGCGGCAACCGCCGTCGCGGTGTCATTGGCCCTGGCGGGCGGGGACGAGTCGAACCGGGTTCTGACCATCCCGGAGGGCTGGCGTTCGGGCCAGGTGTACGAGGCCGTCGACAAGGCGCTCGACGTCCCGGCCGGCACCACGAAGAAGGCCGCGCCCAAGGCCCACCTCAAGCTTCCGGGCGACGCGGGTGGCAACGCCGAGGGCTACCTCTTCCCGGCGACGTATCCCTTGAACGACAAGTCGACCCCGCAGTCGGTCCTTGCGTACATGGTCGACACGGCGAACAAGAGGTTCGGCGGCGGCAGCGGCAGCGGTAGCGGAACGACCGCGGGCGCCGAGCGCAACGCCGTCAACCCGTACCAGCGCGTCATCATCGCGAGCATCGTGCAGGCCGAGGCGGACAACAAGGAGGACATGGACAGGGTCGCCCGCGTCATATACAACCGGCTCGATCACGACATGCCGCTGCAGATGGACTCCACCATCAACTACGCGCTCGGCCGCTCCACGTTGGACACCACCCACGACGACACGAAGATCAACAACCCGTACAACACCTACGCGCGCAAGGGGCTGCCGCCCACCCCGATCGGCAATCCGGGGGAGCAGGCGATGGAGGCGGCCACCAGCCCGGCGTCGGGTGACTGGCTGTACTTCGTGACGGTCAAGCCGGGGGACACGCGCTTCACCGCGGACCTGGGCGAGCAGGAGAAGAACGTGGCGGAGTTCAACGAGAACCAGGCGAAGGCCAAGAAGGACGGTTGA
- a CDS encoding MarR family winged helix-turn-helix transcriptional regulator, producing MKTPDADGFLAEQLLRLTRRLQRIQRRQLEPVGITPAQSRLLRTLVHYETPPRMADLAQRLEVVPRAVTTTVDGLEAADLVRRAPDPTNRRVIRIELTDKGRAALRELRSARRAAAEEILAPLDKEQRAQLTVLLNALFEPPRTPEC from the coding sequence ATGAAGACACCGGACGCCGACGGTTTCCTCGCCGAGCAGCTGCTGCGGCTGACCCGCCGCCTGCAGCGGATACAGCGGCGCCAGCTGGAGCCGGTCGGGATCACGCCCGCGCAGTCCCGGCTGCTGCGCACGCTGGTGCACTACGAGACGCCGCCGCGCATGGCCGATCTCGCGCAGCGCCTCGAGGTGGTCCCGCGCGCGGTGACGACGACGGTGGACGGCCTGGAGGCGGCCGATCTGGTGCGCCGTGCGCCGGATCCCACGAACCGCCGGGTGATCCGCATCGAGCTCACCGACAAGGGCCGGGCCGCCCTGCGGGAGCTGCGCAGCGCGCGCCGCGCGGCGGCAGAGGAGATCCTGGCACCGTTGGACAAAGAGCAGCGCGCGCAGCTGACGGTCTTGCTGAACGCGCTGTTCGAGCCCCCGCGCACACCGGAGTGCTGA
- a CDS encoding ABC transporter ATP-binding protein produces the protein MPRDEIRWTPPPDADASGQPRQIRRILSLFRPYRGRLALVGLLVGAASLVTVATPFLLKEILDVAIPQGRTGLLSLLALGMIVSAVVTSVFGVLQTLISTTVGQRVMHDLRTAVYGRLQSMSLAFFTKTRTGEVQSRIANDIGGMQATVTSTATSLVSNLTSVVATVIAMIALDWRLTIVSLLLLPIFVWISRRVGRERKKIATQRQKQMAAMAATVTESLSVSGILLGRTMGRADSLTKSFADESDELVGLEVRSNMAGRWRMAVISIVMAAMPAVIYWAAGIALHFGGPTVSIGTLVAFVSLQQGLFRPTVSLLQTGVQIQTSLALFQRIFEYLDLPVDITEREDPVRLDTVKGEVRFENVEFRYATDDAADERQKAILDGIDLTVPAGGSLAVVGPTGSGKSTLSYLVPRLYDVTGGRVTLDGVDVRDLDFDTLARAIGVVSQETYLFHASVAENLRFAKPDATDEELYAAARAAQIHEHIAALPDGYDTVVGERGHRFSGGEKQRLAIARTILRDPPVLILDEATSALDTRTEHAVQEAIDALSANRTTLTIAHRLSTVRGAEQIVVLDSGRIAERGTHEELLGQEGRYAALVRRDARVEAAA, from the coding sequence ATGCCCCGCGACGAAATCCGCTGGACGCCGCCCCCCGATGCCGACGCATCGGGGCAGCCGCGGCAGATCCGCCGCATCCTGTCCCTGTTCCGCCCCTACCGCGGCCGCCTCGCCCTCGTCGGGCTGCTCGTCGGCGCCGCCTCGCTGGTCACGGTCGCGACACCGTTCCTGCTCAAGGAGATCCTCGACGTCGCCATCCCGCAGGGTCGCACCGGGCTGCTCAGCCTGCTCGCCCTCGGCATGATCGTCAGCGCCGTCGTGACGAGCGTCTTCGGCGTCCTGCAGACGCTGATCTCGACGACGGTCGGCCAGCGCGTCATGCACGATCTGCGCACCGCCGTCTACGGCCGGCTGCAGAGCATGTCCCTCGCCTTCTTCACCAAGACCCGCACCGGCGAGGTCCAGTCCCGCATCGCCAACGACATCGGCGGCATGCAGGCGACCGTGACCTCCACCGCGACCTCCCTCGTCTCGAACCTGACGAGCGTCGTCGCCACGGTCATCGCGATGATCGCCCTGGACTGGCGCCTGACGATCGTCTCCCTGCTCCTGCTGCCGATCTTCGTGTGGATCAGCCGCCGGGTCGGCCGCGAGCGCAAGAAGATCGCCACACAGCGCCAGAAGCAGATGGCCGCGATGGCCGCCACGGTCACCGAGTCGCTCTCCGTCAGCGGCATCCTGCTCGGCCGCACCATGGGCCGAGCCGACTCCCTCACCAAGTCCTTCGCCGACGAGTCGGACGAACTGGTCGGCCTGGAGGTCAGGTCGAACATGGCGGGGCGCTGGCGGATGGCCGTCATCAGCATCGTCATGGCCGCCATGCCCGCGGTCATCTACTGGGCGGCCGGCATCGCCCTGCACTTCGGCGGCCCCACCGTCTCCATCGGCACGCTCGTCGCGTTCGTCTCGCTGCAGCAGGGCCTGTTCCGGCCGACCGTGAGCCTGCTGCAGACCGGCGTCCAGATCCAGACCTCGCTCGCCCTGTTCCAGCGCATCTTCGAGTACCTGGACCTGCCGGTCGACATCACCGAGCGCGAGGACCCGGTCCGCCTCGACACCGTCAAGGGCGAGGTCCGCTTCGAGAACGTCGAGTTCCGCTATGCCACCGACGATGCCGCCGACGAGCGGCAGAAGGCGATCCTCGACGGCATCGACCTCACCGTCCCCGCAGGCGGCAGCCTCGCCGTGGTCGGCCCCACCGGCTCCGGCAAGTCCACGCTCAGCTATCTGGTGCCGCGGCTCTACGACGTCACGGGCGGGCGCGTGACGCTCGACGGGGTCGACGTCCGCGACCTGGACTTCGACACCCTCGCGCGCGCGATCGGCGTGGTCTCCCAGGAGACGTATCTGTTTCATGCCTCGGTGGCCGAGAACCTGCGGTTCGCCAAGCCCGACGCGACCGACGAGGAGCTGTATGCGGCGGCCCGCGCGGCCCAGATCCACGAGCACATAGCCGCTCTCCCGGACGGCTACGACACCGTGGTCGGCGAGCGCGGCCACCGCTTCTCCGGAGGCGAGAAGCAGCGCCTGGCGATCGCCCGCACCATTCTGCGGGACCCGCCGGTGCTCATCCTCGACGAGGCGACCAGTGCGCTCGACACCCGCACCGAGCACGCCGTACAGGAAGCCATCGATGCGCTCTCGGCCAACCGCACGACGCTCACGATCGCGCACCGTCTCTCCACGGTCCGCGGCGCCGAGCAGATCGTGGTCCTGGACTCCGGGCGAATAGCCGAGCGCGGCACGCACGAGGAACTGCTCGGCCAGGAGGGCCGCTACGCGGCGCTCGTGCGGCGGGACGCGCGCGTGGAAGCGGCCGCGTGA